A region from the Papio anubis isolate 15944 chromosome 6, Panubis1.0, whole genome shotgun sequence genome encodes:
- the TBC1D7 gene encoding TBC1 domain family member 7: MTDDSQRNFRSVYYEKVGFRGVEEKKSLEILLKDDRLDTEKLCTFSQRFPLPSMYRALVWKVLLGILPPHHESHAKVMMYRKEQYSDVLHALKVVRFVSDATPQAEVYLRMYQLESGKLPRSPSFPLEPEDEVFLAIAKAMEEMVEDSVDCYWITRRFVNQLNTKYRDSLPQLPKAFEQYLNLEDGRLLTHLKMCSAAPRLPYDLWFKRCFAGCLPESSLQRVWDKVVSGSCKILVFVAVEILLTFKIKVMALNSAEKITKFLENIPQDSSDAIVSKAIDLWHKHCGTPVHSS, encoded by the exons ATGACTGACGACTCTCAGAGAAACTTTCGTTCAGTGTATTATGAGAAAGTGGGGTTTCGTGGagttgaagaaaagaaatcattagaAATTCTCCTGAAAGATGACCGTCTGG ATACAGAGAAACTTTGTACTTTTAGTCAGAGGTTCCCTCTCCCGTCCATGTACCGTGCATTGGTATGGAAGGTGCTTCTAG GAATACTGCCTCCACACCATGAGTCCCACGCCAAGGTGATGATGTATCGTAAGGAGCAGTACTCGGATGTCCTTCATGCCCTGAAAGTCGTTCGCTTTGTTAGTGATGCCACACCTCAGGCTGAAGTCTACCTCCGCATGTATCAGCTGGAGTCTGGGAAGTTACCTCGAAGTCCCTCTTTTCCACTG GAGCCAGAAGATGAAGTATTTCTTGCTATAGCTAAAGCCATGGAGGAAATGGTGGAAGACAGCGTCGACTGTTACTGGATCACCCGACGCTTTGTGAACCAATTAAATACCAAGTACCGGGATTCTTTACCCCAGTTg CCAAAAGCGTTTGAACAATACTTGAATCTGGAAGATGGCAGACTGCTGACTCATCTGAAGATGTGTTCCGCGGCGCCCAGACTTCCTTATGATCTCTGGTTCAAGAGGTGCTTTGCGGGATGTTTGCCTGAATCCAGTTTACAGAG GGTTTGGGATAAAGTTGTGAGTGGATCCTGTAAGATCCTAGTTTTCGTAGCTGTCGAAATTTTATtaacctttaaaataaaagttatggcACTGAACAGTGCAGAGAAGATAACCAAGTTTCTGGAAAAT ATTCCCCAGGACAGCTCAGACGCGATCGTGAGCAAGGCCATTGACTTGTGGCACAAACACTGTGGAACCCCGGTCCATTCAAGCTGA